From a region of the Anomalospiza imberbis isolate Cuckoo-Finch-1a 21T00152 chromosome 3, ASM3175350v1, whole genome shotgun sequence genome:
- the ID2 gene encoding DNA-binding protein inhibitor ID-2, which translates to MKAFSPVRSVRKTGLSEHNLGISRSKTPVDDPMSLLYNMNDCYSKLKELVPSIPQNKKVSKMEILQHVIDYILDLQIALDSHPSIVSLHHQRPGQNPSSRTPLTTLNTDISILSLQASEFPSELMSSDSKALCG; encoded by the exons ATGAAAGCCTTCAGCCCGGTGCGGTCCGTCAGGAAAACCGGCCTCTCAGAGCACAACCTGGGCATCTCCCGGAGCAAGACCCCCGTGGATGACCCCATGAGCCTGCTGTACAATATGAACGACTGCTACTCCAAGCTGAAGGAGCTGGTGCCCAGCATCCCGCAGAACAAGAAAGTGAGCAAGATGGAAATCTTGCAGCACGTCATCGACTACATCCTGGACCTGCAGATCGCCTTGGACTCGCACCCCAGCATCGTCAGCCTGCACCACCAGAGACCCGGGCAGAACCCTTCCTCCAGAACTCCTCTGACCACCCTCAACACAGACATCAGCATCCTCTCGCTACAG GCGTCCGAGTTCCCCTCAGAGCTCATGTCGAGTGACAGCAAAGCACTTTGTGGCTGA